Genomic DNA from Fimbriimonas ginsengisoli Gsoil 348:
TCGATGACCAGCGGCTGCGAAATCACGCTTGCTGGTTTGTTTTCGACTGCTGAATTTTTCCAGCCAAGAATCGGTTCGCTACCCGATCGGCACGAGGAACATGCCGGCTTCGGGAAGTTCGAAGGCTCCGATTCGACGGCCTTTCAAGTCCAGAGCGATGATCGACTTTTCCGTCGACCGAGCGAAGACAACTAGCCCTCCAGCGACGGCGATCAGTACCGAAAACGGAGCGACCTGATCGGCTTTACCGACGACCCATCCGCTGCCGGTGAAGCGGAGGGTGTGAACGACCCCAGAACGGAGGGCAAAGAAACCATTGCGGGGACCAACCGCAATCAGGCTATTGACCGGATCCGCCGCATCCCCCCATATGCGGGACACAAGCTTCAGGTGGCCGCGATCCAGTCTGACGTCGACCAAACCCCGCCCCCAGGCTTCTAGAATCGCGTGCTTATTGTCGAAGAACGCCATCGCGGGAACCCCCTGGGCCACATCTATTCGTTCCCGCTCCGCGCGCCGGGACGACTCAACTCTCCACACCGCCCCGCCAGACCAGTCCGCGCCGCTCTCGGAGAGCCCCACGAAGAGGGGGCCGCTGCCCTTCGGTACGGCTGCCACCACTTGCGCCTCGGAAGGCTTTTGAAACGCGATCTTGCCTCGCATGGGTCCAACATTCCGCCTCGATACCGGATGGATCGCAACGCCGGCGGCTGAAGCCACATAAATAAGCTTTTCATCTGGTGAAAGGCAAAGGTATTGGGCGTCCGCAAGGGTATTCACTTCGCCTCCACCGGGTGCGATCTGCAAGAATCGCCGTCCGTTACGAGATATAAGCAGCACCAAAGATCGGCCCGCGGGGCCTTTGATCGCATGTGCAATTTGCGACCCCGGACGAGGCGACCAGGGTGATCCGCTTTTGCCGAGCTTCTGGCCGGGAGTAAAGACGTAATACGCGACCTCCCCCGTCCGGGGGGAGATCGCGGCAAAACGGACGGAGGAAGGGGGCGCTTTCCCTGGCATCGTAGATGCCCAAGCAGCGATCGCTATTCCTAGTATCGACATAGGTTTTGTGCCCCCTTCTTCCGTATTACGGCGAGGTTCGAACTTGGATCTGTTCCTCCCAAAACTCGGGGTTGTGATCCACCGATTTCACATACGCGCTCCCGAGGCCGGGGTAGGCGCCGGTCTTGTAGACGTTGACGCCAGACTCCAATTGGGAGCCGTTCACCGTCACTTCGCCTCCGAAGATATCTCCCCAGCCGCCGCCGATCTGATAGGCGCCGGACATGAAGAGACCGCTCGAAGGGCCATTCGGCAACGGCGCGTTCGCGTTCACGACCGTACCGTTCGCCTTCGTGAAGCGAAGGCGTTGGGCGATCGAGTTCACCCGTTTGATCGTGACCGTGTTCAGGCCCGACTGCTTCAGGTTGCGAACGACGATCGAATACCGGTACTGCGGGGCCGGAGGGCCTTGCAGGTTCGGATTTACGAACGAGAACGATCCCGCGCCTCCGTTATTGCCGATGACGAACATCCCGTGGTAGTTCGGCAAGCCGCCAGGCGAGGGCAGCGTCCACGTAATTTTCGGCGCTCCGTTGACATAGATGTTGTCGTATCCCTTGGGAGCCAGCGTCCAAGTCCCGCTCGCCTTGTTCAGCCCGTACACCTTCCAACCCGGATTCGAGCTGCTGCCGCATTGGAACCCTACGTCTACGTGGACGTTGGTGGTCGATGCGAGCCCATCAACACCGGTGTAGATATAGGCCGTGTCGGTAGAAGATCCCGCGGAGGTGTCGTTCCCTTTCAGGTTCGCGGTGCCGGAGGATGGGGACGGAAGATACACCGCCGCTCGGAGCTCCGAGAATCCGGCATTGGCTTCGACCTTGCGGAAAGGACCGGAAGGCTGGGCCGTCGGGTTGTATCCGCCCAATTGCAGCGGCGAGTAAGTCGCCTCCGCAGAGGCCCGCCCGCCTTTCATACCGTTGGCATAGTGCGACGCCGCTTCGCTCCGACGAAGATTCGACCGGTTTGAGGAAAGCAGCAACCCGCCATCGTCGCCACCGCCCTCGAAGCCATCCATCGTAACCGGATAGGTGGCGTTGTCGCTGTCGTGATACAGGTTGCTGGCCGCGTCGTATTGCGCGGTCGGCCCGTAGGCGGAGGCGCCGTTGCTATTGCCGTTGCTGTAAGTCACTCCGTTGGGCCCGAGGGCGACGGTGCGTCCACTCGCAGCCCAACCGGTAACGTGCGCCGCTCCGATCTGGTCGATCTTGGCGACGATCGTCGCTGCGTTTCCGGTGTCGTACGGGACAGAGTCGGCGGTGGGAGCGTCGGAGGACTCGTTGCTGGCAACCCCTTCGGTTCCGCTCGAGTTGATCACCGATTTGACCACGTAGTAGTACGTCGTTCCGGTGGAGAGTCCCGGGTTCGAATAGAGGTAAGCGTTCGAGAGACCAGGGCCTGGGTCAACCGGGTTAATGGGCGAGGAATTGAGCTTCGTGTACGGGCCGCCGCTGGTGGTGGAACGGTACACGTTGTAGCCGATCGCTCCCGGCACGCCGTTCCAATAGAGGGAGACCTGGCTCGTACTGGTTCCTACCGCCGTCAAGGTGATGACGGGCACGGTTCCCGCGGCCAGAGTCGTGGCCGACGCCTCGTTGCTCCACGCCGAATTCTCGGATGCGTTGAAGCTTCGCACCCGGTACGTGTAGGTCGTCGAGGCGGTCAGAGCCGAATCGGTGAAGGTCGTGCTGTTGGGAGCGGCATTCGTGACGAACACGTAGGTCGTACCACTCGCACCACCTTTTCGCTCGATTCGGAATCCGGTTTCCGTGGAGCTCTGGTCGCCCCAGCTAAGGGTGATCTGGCTGCTGCTGATCGCGGCGGCCTGCAGGTTGATCGGCGGCTCGATGGGCGTGGTCAAAGAGAGCTGATCGAGCTTGAAGTCGTATGACAGCGAGCTAAGGCGAACCGGTCGTGCCGCGCGAAGGTAGTACTTCATCACGCCGGTCGAGGCGTTGCGATACAAGGCAACTTGGCTTGGCGTCAGGGAGACGACTTGAACGATGTCCGCCCCTGCACCGGAAAAACTCTTCACGTTATCGAACGCCAACGTGTTCACGTTTTGGAAAAAAACGAGAAGGGTCGCGTTGGCGGGAATGTTGCTCTCGACCGAGACATTCAATCCGGTCGAAGTCGTATTGCTCGCAAGCGAGCAATCGCCTTGGACATCGGCCCACTGGTCACCCGCCGAAGTCGAGGTCGTGTGAACCGTGTAGTAGAGATTGTCCGAAGTTTGGATGCTGCTTAGGCTTCCGGAAACGTAGGTTCCGAAGTTGCCGACGGAGATCGAGGTCACCGTGTTGGATCCCTGCAGCACCCTGGCTAGCGAGACACAGGCTAAGACTCCGATCAGGAGCGTTAGCCACAAAGACCAAAAACGTCTCTTGTGTTTCAAATGAATTTCTCCCTAAAGGCTGTGATAATTACCAGCTAACCTTCAGCGAGTGGACGTATCAAAATATTGAATCGTTCTGACTTTCACAGAAAGCGAACTATCCGTTAACGTCAGGCCGAAACCGAAGCGGGGCTTGCGGCGACGACGGAAACTTCCACCAGGAGGCGCGATGCCGGGGGGCCGACGTAGACCCCTTTGGTGGGGGCGACCTCGCTGTAGTCGCGGCCGACGTGGACGCGGATGTGGTGGTCGTTGGCGAGGAGGGCGTTCGTCGGATCTAAGGCGAGCCAACGGCCTTGGGGAAGCAGGCATTCGAGCCAGGCGTGCGTCGCCTGCTCGCCGCGGATCCCCGGTCCGCCGTAAAGGTAGCCGCTCACATACCGAGTAGGAACCCCCTGGGTGCGGCAGCACGCGATCATGAGGTGGGCGTAGTCCTGGCAGACGCCGGCCCGCTTCTCGAGAACTTCATCCAACGTCGAGTGGACGTGAGTCGCATCGGTATCGTAGGTAAGCAGCTCGTTGATGTGACGGTTTAGGTCGAGAAGAAACGTCGCGATGCCGGTCGCGCCTCGTCGAACTTCCTGGGCGATCCGGGCGGCCTCAGGGTGGAACGTCACGTACGGACTCTCGGTGAGGTACTCCACGTTCGCTTGGCGGTTCTCGTCGGCGGCGTAGAAGTCCCATCCATCGGTCAAGAGGTCGACGTCGGCGTAGGGGTCGCTGCGGCGGGTTTCCACCGTCGCGGTCGCCACGATCTCCATCCGAACGTGCGGCTGCCTGACACCGAAGTGGTGAACCGTGCCCCCGATATCCTCATACGAGAAGACCGGCACCCGCGGAAGGACGTCGACGCGGAACTCGCGGCAGGTCTGCGAGTCGTCGGTCAACGGCATCAGCCGAACTTCGTTATGACTCTCGAAGGCGGGCGACGGGTACTCGTAGACGGTTCGGTGGGTAGCTAGAAGGATCATGAAGGGGCGGTGAAAAAAGAGTGGCCCTTCAATAGACGAAGGTGGGCCGCATTGCGCCGCTCTCGAACGACGATTTAGTAGGTCAGGTAGTTCGCATAGATGGCATTGCCGATGTCCAGGCAGCGCATCTGCACTCCGTGTAGGAATTCGTGAAGGCCTCCGCTGATGATTTCCTCGGCTCGAGTGTAGTTCAGATCGCTATAGAGGCGGCCCACCGCTCTCTCCGCTTCGTTTTGGGGCGCGAGGTCGCGGTTTCCGCTCACTCGCCGGAGGCAGCCTTCGATGCGGCCGATCGAGTGGCGGACGGATGCGGGGAACTGCGGGTTCAGGATCAGGAACTCCGCGACCCGAGCCGGGGTCACCCCCTGCCGAAACGTCTTGGAGAACGCTTCGTAAGCTCCGACCGACTTGAGCACGGCGATCCAGCCGTGAACGTCGAGTGGCCCGCCGACCGAGTCGGGCGCGGGCACGGTCGGCGGCACCGTCTCCCGCACCGCGAACCGAGGCAGCAGGTCGTGGTATTTCACGTCGAGAATCCGCGTCGTCTGGTCCGCCCGCTCCAAAAACCGCCCGGCGTCGTGAAAATCGCGGGCCTCGCCCATCATCAGCGTGCGGTTGGTGATCCCCTGGAAAAGGTGCGATCCGTCTTTGACCTTCTGAAAGAAACCGAACGGTGACGTTTCCAAAACCCGATCCACATCCCACGCCTGGTAGTCGAGATAGAACCGGTTGAGACACTCCCACATCTCGCTGGAGATCTGGTCGCGGATGCTACGCGCGTTCTCGCGGGCGGCCCGGATGCAAGCCTGAATGCTGCTCGGGTTCTCCGTATCGAACGCGAAGAAGTGGAGCACCGACCGCTCGTCTTGCTGGGAGTACCGCTTGTTGAACGCCTCCTCTTGGCTGGAGATGGCGAGGATGGAAGACCAGCGAAACAGCTCGCCCACGAGCGGGCTTTCCAACCCGAAATGATAGTGAACGTCGATCATCCGGGCTGTCGCTTCGGCCCGCTCGATGTATCGACCGATCCAAAACGCGCTCGCGGCATGGCGGCTCAGCATTGGGGCGCCCCCGCTTGGCCAGGATTCTCGATCTCCGCGGGGGGATTTGCAAGCTGAGTCTGGGTCATGGTTCCGAGGGTCTGCGACTGGGTATCCGGCCCGTCGTCCGCCAGCACCCACGTATCTTTGCTGCCACCTCCTTGGGAGGAGTTGACCACGTAGCTCCCCTTCCTGAGCGCGACCCGCGTGAGTCCGCCGGGGACGATGGTGACGCCGTCCTTGCCGCAGAGAATATACGGACGCAAGTCGACGTGCCGCCCCTCGAACCCGTCGCTGAAAAAGCATGGCGATCTCGAAAGCGAGATGAGCGGCTGGGCGATGTAGTCGCGGGGATTCGCTCGAATGAGGTCGCCGAACCGCTCACGTTCGGCCTGGGTTGCCTGCGGTCCCATGAGCATCCCGTATCCACCGCTCTCGTTGGTCGCCTTCACGACGAGCTTATCGAGATTATCGAGGATGTATGCGCGCTCATCGTCGCGCCAGGCCAAGTAGGTTGGAACTTGCTCCAAGACCGGTTCCTCGCCGAGGTAGTAGCGGATCATTTCGGGGACGTACGGGTAGATCGCCTTGTCGTCGGCCACGCCAGTGCCGATCCCGTTGGCGAGCGCCACGTTGCCGGCCCGGTAGGCGTTGACCAGGCCCGGCACGCCGAGAACGCTCTCGGGGCGGAAGGCAAGGGGATCGAGAAAATCGTCGTCCACTCGCCGGTAAACCACATCGACCCGCTTCGGTCCCTTGGTCGTCTTCATGAAGACGTAGTTGTTTTCCACGAACAGGTCACGCCCTTCCACCAGCTCGATCCCCATCTGCTGGGCGAGGAACGAGTGCTCGAAGTAAGCGGAGTTGAAGACGCCCGGCGTGAGAAGCACCACCGCGGGGTCCTCGGGGCCGGAGGGGGCGAGGTCGCGCAGATTCTTGAGTAGCATGCGAGCGTAGCCGTCGACCGGCCGGACGCGGTTTTCTCGAAACAGGCTCGGGAAAACCCGCATAAGAATCATGCGGTTCTCGATCATGTAGCTGACCCCGCTGGGGGTTCGGCAGTTATCCTCGAGCACCCGGTAGGTTCCGTCGACGTCGCGGATGATGTCGGTGCCGCAGATGTGGACGTAGATGTCGTCCGGCACGTCGGCGCCGACGAAGGCGCGGCGGTAGTTGGGGGCGTTGACGACCAACTCCCGCGGGACTCGCCCATCCTTGAGGATCTTGCCTTCGTGGTAGACGTCGTGGAGGAAGAGGTTCAGTGCGCGAACTCGCTGCTCCAGACCTTTTTCAATATGCCGCCATTCGGCCGCCGGAACGATGCGCGGCACGAGATCGACCGGGAACGGCTTCTCGATCCCCTGGGTGTCGCCGTAGACGGTGAAGGTAATCCCTTGGTTGACCAGCGTGAGGTCCGCCAGCTCGCCCCGTGCCCGGAACTCCCGGGCCGTCATCGCGCCGAGGGTCGATTGGAGACGAGCGTAGTGCGCCCGGGGGACGCCGGTCCCCTCGAACATCTCGTCGAAGAAGCCGCCCAAGTCGTACCCCTCGAAGAGGCCCGGCGGAGACACGAAAGTTTGAGATTGGATCATCGGAAAATGCCGTCGGGCGGCCTTGGCCGGCGGATCCTATCAGGTGAGATGGGGCATTATAACGCGCCTGTCGCCGGCGTGCCAAGCCGCACCGTAGCATCGGCTCCAAGCCGATGAACCTCATAGACGTCGCCGGCTGGGAGCCGATGCTACGACGGCTGCCGAGAAAGCTGGCAGGACGAACCGGCCGGAAGAGATGAAATGGGTGGGGGGCAGATCGCGGGTCGGGTGGCCGTGGTCGCCGGCTTCCTGCCAGGCATATTGGCCCGAGCCCCAGAGCGCCACCCTGCCGGCGGGCAGTCCTACGATCTCGACGGGTGAGCGCCCCTTATTCACCAACAAGACCGACTGGCCGCCCTCCGGACGGAGGAGCGTATAGGCCGAGACATCCGGGGATGAAGAAGTCGAACGGACGAGGTGGTGAGGCTTCGCAAGGTCGCCGCACCATTCGCGGGTCACCAGCGCCGCCGCCCAGTGGGCGGGCATCGCCCATTTGGCGTTCCCTCCTTCATCGTTGAGCCAAGTCATGAGGTTCCCCCAGTGCCCTTTCGTCTCCGAAATCAACTCGTTCGGTTCGAAGCCGTACAGGTACGCCTCGCTCCCGCCGAGCTCGAGAAATTTCCCAACCGTGTCGAGGTTGAGCAACGCCGCCGCGACCTGAACCTCGCTCGGCCCAGCAAACGCGGAGTAACCGTACTCGGTGATCAGGTAGGGAAGGCTCTTCGGCAACCCGTCGGCGCAAAGACGGTTCAAGGCAGCTTCCAACATCCCCGGCGAAGCTCGCAACTGGGGCTCGCAAGCGCCGTATGGATCGTCGAAGGGATACCATTCGAAGCTGAAGAACTGGAAGTCTCGCAGTTGCCCGCGCCGCCGCAACTCGTCCATAAAGCGGCGCACAAAGCCATGCTCATAGGGTCCGGGCGGAAAGGCGATCGATTCGTGCTGGACCGTTTGCATCGACGGTCCACCGATCGGAACATCCGGAAAAACTGCACGCGCCCGCCGAGCGATCTCGGCATACAGGGCAGCGAAATCCTTCGGGTTCGCGTACTGCCCGTCCGGCTCCTCCCCGATCTCCACCCCCCTTAACCGAATCCCTTTCGCTTTCAGCCACCGAAGCTCGGCTTCCGCGTTTTCCGGCGTGTCGTATAAAGCCCCGACCGGGACAAGCATCGGCAGACCATGGGTGAGCCCGCTAGCTAGTACGGTATCGAACCCAGGCTGCTCGGTGCGCCGGTCCAAGTCCTGCGCCCGGTGCCATGGATCGGTCGAAGAGGTGTATATCGCGGTCTGGTCGTGATTCGGCGCGTGCACGACGAAATCGCGCAGTTGGCCATGGCGCATCCGCCCGATTTGAACCTCACGAATCGCAAAGCCGACCCGATCGCGAGGATCGGGGGCCATCGACGGCTCCGAGGTTCGGGACGAGCGGGCGAGGTTGAGGCGGATGAATCGGGTCGGGGGAGTGACTTGGAAACGGACCAGGTCCAATGGCCGGTCTGGAGGACCGCTGCTCTCGAGACCGGCTCTTCCGGACTCCCTCACCCCCAACCCCCTCTCCCTCGTTCGGCACGTACATCCGAAGGAGGGAGAGGGGGCTCCGGAGATTGGGTGCCAGACGCCTGGGGGGTTGTCGTCTTCTTCGATGTTTTCGTTGCCGATCCAGTATTCGAGGTTGTATTGCGTCGCAAAAGGATTCGCCCACTGGATGCGAATGGCGTCGATCTTGCGCCGGCGGCCGAGGTCGATGACGACCCATTGGGGAGCGTCGCCTAGGTAGGGATTGCTCTTCCAGTAAGTGGTCCCGTCTCCGTCGTCGATGCGAGAATAGCTATCGTCGTTGGCTTGGTCGAACGTGTTCCCACGCCGGGGGAGGCGGTAACCCCAAGAGACTTGGATCGGCTTGCTGGGGATGGCGGAGGAGGTCCAGTAACCTTGCCGATGAGCGGCATCGCTCCAGGTCCCCTCGGGGTTCCAGTGCCACGCCTCGCCGGCAAGCTCCGTCCGCAGCCGGTAAGTGAGGGCGCCGAGGCCGCTCGAAAGCATTGCCCGAAGGTTGTGCGGTCGAAACGTCTCCTCCGCATTGCCTGCCTCTCGGCCATCGACACCGGCGCCCAAGGCGCGGATCGGCACAAAGCGATTGAGTACTTGGCCGGGGAAAACCGAGATTTTCACCGACGGGATCAAGGCGAGTAGGAGGGCGGTAAACAAGACGACCGATTTTCCCCTAAACCGCGGAGTTGCAGAGGCCCTTGAACGTAGACCAAACTATGGAGGACTTTGGCTAGCGCAGCTTCCCCGACCGTCGCCGCCAGAACCCCCGCGAGCGAGATCAGTCCGTACCGGTGGATCATCGTCATCGGTCTGATTACCGCCTCCATCATGGAGGTGCTCGACACCACCATCGTGAATGTGGCGCTGCCGCAGATGGCGGGCAATCTCGGCGCCACCACTCAGGAGATTGGGTGGGTTTCGACCGGCTATATCCTCGCCAATGTCGTCGTCTTACCGATGACCGCGTTCCTTGTCGGCCGATTCGGGCGCAAGAACTACCTGGCGTTCTCGATAATCCTCTTCATCGTCTCGTCGTTCTTCTGCGGAACCTCTCATGCGTTGCTGGAGCTGGTGATCTGGCGCATCCTGCAAGGGGCGGGAGGCGCGGCGCTGCTCTCCACGGCGCAGGCCACGTTGCGCCAAATCTTCCCTCCCGAACAGCAGGGGCTCGTCCAGTCTGTATTCGTCATGGGGATCATCGTCGCGCCAACCTTAGGCCCCACTCTGGGCGGTTGGATCACGGACCACTACACCTGGAACTGGTGTTTCTTCATCAACATCCCCATCGGCTTGGTGTCGCTGTTCCTTGTGACCCAGTTCCTGCACGACCCGGCAGGAATGCGGCGGAACGCGACCGTCGACTACTTGGGAATCCTCTTGCTGGCGGTCGGCTTGGGATCGCTGCAGTACGTGCTCGAAGAGGGGCAATCGCAGGACTGGTTTGCCGATCCCACGATCCTCAAGCTTGCGATCCTCTCGGCCGTAACGCTTTCGGCAATGCTGTGGTGGGAGCTTTCTCCGCGAAACGAACACCCGATCGTCGACTTCCGAGTGCTGAAGAATCCGGCGTTGACGTCGGCGATCGTCCTCTTCGTCACGCTCGGGTTCGGGCTTTACGGTGGCGTTTATCTCTTCCCGATCTTCGCCCAGTCGATCTTGCGGTTCACCCCTACCGAGACTGGCCTCGTGCTTTTGCCGGGCGGACTCGCGACCGCGGCGAGTGCCCTTATCTGCGGAAAGCTGCTGGGCGGCAAGAAGCCGCTCGTGGACCCGCGGGTACCGATCTTCGTCGGACTGGTGATCTTCATGATCTCGATGTGGGACCTTGGGCACCTAACGATTCTTAGCGGCGAGCCGGACACCCGGGTCTCGCTGATCGTCCGCGGCTTCGGGCTCGGGTTCCTGTTCACCCCGATTAACCAGGTCGCCTATGCCAGCCTTCGCCCGAATGAGGTCCAGCAGGCTTCGGGGCTCATCAACCTTGCCCGACAGCTTGGCGGCTCTTTCGGGATCGCGATCCTAGGAACCTACGTCCAGGCCCACGCAGCTTTCCATCGGGCCAACTTGGTCACCCACATCTACCCGGGCAACCCGGCCGTGGACAGCCGGATGCAGGCCATTACGTCGGGACTTGTGGCCAAAGGGATGCCGCTCGAGCAGGCGAAGCAAGGAGCCCTCGCCGTAATGGACCAGACGGTCCAGAGGCAGTCCATGACCATGAGCTTCAACGACGGCTTTCTGCTGATTTTGGTGATCTTCATGTTTGCGACGCCGGCGGTTCTGATGCTAAAGAAGCCCACCGGCGGACGGGCGGCCCCGGCGGACGCGCACTAGCGCGACTTCTGAATCAATTGATTTGAAAGGTGCTTTCGGCGGGAACTGCCCGAAATGATTTACGCGTAGATCATTTTTGTTAAAAACCTCTTGGTGTTATTCGACTTCGGCTCTATACTGTGCATGAACCGCTTCATGTTATGAAGCGGTTCATATAAATCCATGCGAACCCGCCTCAAAGACGTGGCCGATAACCTGAAGCTCTCCCCCGCGCTCGTTTCCGGCGTGCTCAACCGGAGACCGAACGTTTGGGCGTCGGAGGAGACTCGCAAGCGGATCATCGAAGCGGCGCGGACGCTGAACTACCAGCCGAGCGCGGCGGCACAGGCCCTTAGCCGAGGAAAAAGCGACACGGTGGCCTTGGTCTACCGCCGTCTAGAGGGTCCAAGCTACCGTTTGGCTTACAGCGGCTTGGTGGATACGCTTTCCAGCGGCCTTCAAGCCAGCGGCCTTGGCCTTGCCGTCGCCAACTTCGCCGACCAGGAAGCGGTGCTCGACCACCTTCAAAAGCTGGCCGGCACCCGGGCCTGCGATGCCGTAATCCTTTGGGGCCGGGAGCAAGATACCGAAGCTCAGGGCGAGCTACTTGAAAAGCTCGGGATTCCGTTTCTCGTCAAAGGCCGGCACGAGCGCGATCATCCGAACTGGAACCAGATCGACTTCGACCACGAGGGAATGATGGCCCAAGCGGTCGATCATCTTGCCGACTTGGGGCACTCCCGGCTGGCGTATCTCGGATTCCCACATGACGAGGCGTTCGTTCGCGCTTTACGCCGCGGGTACGTCCAAGGGCACCGGCGGCGGCTCGGTTCGGACCCGGACCCGCGCTTCTTTGCCGAGCACGAGGACCTCGTCGCCCCGAACGCGGAGACGATCAACGGGTGGCTCAGCTTGCCGGAGGACGAACGGCCGACCGGCTTCGTCGTCGGCGCGGGCAACTCGGCCTGGCAAGCCCTGGAGACCTGCATCGCCCAGGTCCACCGCAAGCTCGGTTTCGAAACCGGCGACGACGCTGCTGCCGGCGTCACCTCCCTCTTTTTCACCCTCATGTTCGGGAACGCGCTCGTCTACCAGGGGATCGAAATCGATAGCCTGGCCCGGTTAGCTTTGCCCGAGCTGCTCACCGCGATCGAGCGGGGTGAGCCGGCCGAGTCGGTCCACCGGTTTTTGCCCGCACTTTCGCCGGCTCCCAGCCTCGACCTTTTGCAGCATGGCGTCTCGTTTTCCGGAGATGCCCCATGACCGCTTTTTGTCATCTCGTCATTAAACGCCGGCCTTTTGTCTGGCGCCGATCCGCACCGAAATCGACGACGTCGTCGATTGCCCTCTCCTAAGAAAGGAGCCCATATGAAATCACTTCGCAATAATCGAGCCTTTACGCTGATCGAACTGTTGGTGGTCATCGCGATCATCGCCATTCTCGCCGCCATCCTCTTCCCGGTCTTCGCCCAGGCGAAGCAAGCCGCAAAGAAGACCGTTGACGCCTCCAACCTCAAGCAGATCGGACTTGGTCTGATGATGTACGCCGGAGACAACGACGACCTGTTCCCACGCAACGATTACAAGGACCCGGCGCGTCCCGACTGGGCCGCTTTCACTTGGCGCGAAGCGAGCGCGCCCTACATCAAGAACGGCACGCCCAACGTAAGCTGGGTCAACAATCAGCCGCTCGCAATGTCCGGGATCTGGAAGAGCCCGGCGGAGCCCGCGAACGGACGATATGGCTATAACGTCCACCGCGCTCTGATGCCGAACCAGTTCGACTGGGAGTTCGGCGACAAGTACCTCATTCCTTCGCGCGGACAAGGAAACGTCGATAAGGTCGCAGAGACGATGCTCGTCACCACCGTCGGTATCAACCCCGATTGGCAGTCAGCCGCTCTCGG
This window encodes:
- a CDS encoding discoidin domain-containing protein produces the protein MFTALLLALIPSVKISVFPGQVLNRFVPIRALGAGVDGREAGNAEETFRPHNLRAMLSSGLGALTYRLRTELAGEAWHWNPEGTWSDAAHRQGYWTSSAIPSKPIQVSWGYRLPRRGNTFDQANDDSYSRIDDGDGTTYWKSNPYLGDAPQWVVIDLGRRRKIDAIRIQWANPFATQYNLEYWIGNENIEEDDNPPGVWHPISGAPSPSFGCTCRTRERGLGVRESGRAGLESSGPPDRPLDLVRFQVTPPTRFIRLNLARSSRTSEPSMAPDPRDRVGFAIREVQIGRMRHGQLRDFVVHAPNHDQTAIYTSSTDPWHRAQDLDRRTEQPGFDTVLASGLTHGLPMLVPVGALYDTPENAEAELRWLKAKGIRLRGVEIGEEPDGQYANPKDFAALYAEIARRARAVFPDVPIGGPSMQTVQHESIAFPPGPYEHGFVRRFMDELRRRGQLRDFQFFSFEWYPFDDPYGACEPQLRASPGMLEAALNRLCADGLPKSLPYLITEYGYSAFAGPSEVQVAAALLNLDTVGKFLELGGSEAYLYGFEPNELISETKGHWGNLMTWLNDEGGNAKWAMPAHWAAALVTREWCGDLAKPHHLVRSTSSSPDVSAYTLLRPEGGQSVLLVNKGRSPVEIVGLPAGRVALWGSGQYAWQEAGDHGHPTRDLPPTHFISSGRFVLPAFSAAVVASAPSRRRL
- a CDS encoding alpha-E domain-containing protein — translated: MLSRHAASAFWIGRYIERAEATARMIDVHYHFGLESPLVGELFRWSSILAISSQEEAFNKRYSQQDERSVLHFFAFDTENPSSIQACIRAARENARSIRDQISSEMWECLNRFYLDYQAWDVDRVLETSPFGFFQKVKDGSHLFQGITNRTLMMGEARDFHDAGRFLERADQTTRILDVKYHDLLPRFAVRETVPPTVPAPDSVGGPLDVHGWIAVLKSVGAYEAFSKTFRQGVTPARVAEFLILNPQFPASVRHSIGRIEGCLRRVSGNRDLAPQNEAERAVGRLYSDLNYTRAEEIISGGLHEFLHGVQMRCLDIGNAIYANYLTY
- a CDS encoding fibronectin type III domain-containing protein; the encoded protein is MKHKRRFWSLWLTLLIGVLACVSLARVLQGSNTVTSISVGNFGTYVSGSLSSIQTSDNLYYTVHTTSTSAGDQWADVQGDCSLASNTTSTGLNVSVESNIPANATLLVFFQNVNTLAFDNVKSFSGAGADIVQVVSLTPSQVALYRNASTGVMKYYLRAARPVRLSSLSYDFKLDQLSLTTPIEPPINLQAAAISSSQITLSWGDQSSTETGFRIERKGGASGTTYVFVTNAAPNSTTFTDSALTASTTYTYRVRSFNASENSAWSNEASATTLAAGTVPVITLTAVGTSTSQVSLYWNGVPGAIGYNVYRSTTSGGPYTKLNSSPINPVDPGPGLSNAYLYSNPGLSTGTTYYYVVKSVINSSGTEGVASNESSDAPTADSVPYDTGNAATIVAKIDQIGAAHVTGWAASGRTVALGPNGVTYSNGNSNGASAYGPTAQYDAASNLYHDSDNATYPVTMDGFEGGGDDGGLLLSSNRSNLRRSEAASHYANGMKGGRASAEATYSPLQLGGYNPTAQPSGPFRKVEANAGFSELRAAVYLPSPSSGTANLKGNDTSAGSSTDTAYIYTGVDGLASTTNVHVDVGFQCGSSSNPGWKVYGLNKASGTWTLAPKGYDNIYVNGAPKITWTLPSPGGLPNYHGMFVIGNNGGAGSFSFVNPNLQGPPAPQYRYSIVVRNLKQSGLNTVTIKRVNSIAQRLRFTKANGTVVNANAPLPNGPSSGLFMSGAYQIGGGWGDIFGGEVTVNGSQLESGVNVYKTGAYPGLGSAYVKSVDHNPEFWEEQIQVRTSP
- a CDS encoding circularly permuted type 2 ATP-grasp protein encodes the protein MIQSQTFVSPPGLFEGYDLGGFFDEMFEGTGVPRAHYARLQSTLGAMTAREFRARGELADLTLVNQGITFTVYGDTQGIEKPFPVDLVPRIVPAAEWRHIEKGLEQRVRALNLFLHDVYHEGKILKDGRVPRELVVNAPNYRRAFVGADVPDDIYVHICGTDIIRDVDGTYRVLEDNCRTPSGVSYMIENRMILMRVFPSLFRENRVRPVDGYARMLLKNLRDLAPSGPEDPAVVLLTPGVFNSAYFEHSFLAQQMGIELVEGRDLFVENNYVFMKTTKGPKRVDVVYRRVDDDFLDPLAFRPESVLGVPGLVNAYRAGNVALANGIGTGVADDKAIYPYVPEMIRYYLGEEPVLEQVPTYLAWRDDERAYILDNLDKLVVKATNESGGYGMLMGPQATQAERERFGDLIRANPRDYIAQPLISLSRSPCFFSDGFEGRHVDLRPYILCGKDGVTIVPGGLTRVALRKGSYVVNSSQGGGSKDTWVLADDGPDTQSQTLGTMTQTQLANPPAEIENPGQAGAPQC
- a CDS encoding transglutaminase family protein, yielding MILLATHRTVYEYPSPAFESHNEVRLMPLTDDSQTCREFRVDVLPRVPVFSYEDIGGTVHHFGVRQPHVRMEIVATATVETRRSDPYADVDLLTDGWDFYAADENRQANVEYLTESPYVTFHPEAARIAQEVRRGATGIATFLLDLNRHINELLTYDTDATHVHSTLDEVLEKRAGVCQDYAHLMIACCRTQGVPTRYVSGYLYGGPGIRGEQATHAWLECLLPQGRWLALDPTNALLANDHHIRVHVGRDYSEVAPTKGVYVGPPASRLLVEVSVVAASPASVSA